A stretch of DNA from Solea solea chromosome 11, fSolSol10.1, whole genome shotgun sequence:
TGACGTAAACAGCAATCATATTACATAAAAAGGTTTTGAGCAAACCTCTGACAATAATAAGAACCCCAGTTCCACTatcagaattaaaataacattaaataacatCTAACCACTGCAATATTTTAATTGAGGTTAATAAAATAGAGTTAAAATGCACCCAGAAGAGAATTAATAACTGTAAAACACGTTTCTTTCTGACTGCACAGAATAAATGCACTCCTGTTTCCGTGCAACCAACTCAAGCTAAATTCAGCCAGAATAACTGACAcatcccagcttaatcccttatCCTAGTTTCATGCAACAGGCCCCTGGTCCAAATTCACCCAAACACAAAAGAAGCTTGACTATAGTTATCAGTTATGACAAAGAGAAGATGCTTTGACGATCATGCCGCATCATTACGTACCTTTGAGTTGTAGTACCTTCCCCCTTTAAACATTTTGTCTATGAAGCGAACTTTCAAGTCTCTCTGGAGCCAGGAGGGCGGCGCTGGTGGCCGCCTCACTTCTTTCACTGGAGGCTTCTCTCTAGAGGAAacggaagaaaaagaaaaatatagaaGATGAAGAATTTTATAAGCCAATAAATAGAAGTGCAATGTGGTAAAAATTAATAGTGAGTGAATCAAATTGTTGTCTCTCCATCTTTGAGTAGAAACATACCTGTCTTCACTTGATTCTCcacgtttcctcttcctctcttcttttcctccatccCTTTCCGATGACTTGTAATTGACCTTATCACCGTTActtttcctctccttctccttctccttctgtctctctcgctccttGTCTTGTTCTTTCTGCTTTTCCTTGTCTTTGTGAGCTTTACTGAGGCGACCTGGTCAAAATATTGACAGTATTATTTGCATGGcattaaataatatatgatgacagtgacaaacatgaagaCAAACTTCTTATTCTTGGTGAGGGGCAAATACAGTACTTGTGTATTAAAACAAGCAGTGGCTAAAATGctctttcatcttctttttccGACCACATAAAGACTAAAATGTCTCTAGAGAATAAACCTGTTTAGCtcagtcatttatttcattacagATTCATCTGCCATTTATTTCCTCAATTAGTGTTctataaatagtaaaaaaaaatttccatCACAGTTTCCCAAAGCCTTTGTTAATTAGTTTAACTCACAGTTACATTGTGCTCCGAATGggtaatcacatttttaaatgatactCCATTAAGCAATTAATCTATTCACAAAACAGCAGGCTGCTTCAAATTGTTCATTGAGCAAAAAAGCTTTATGTTTCTTACTTCCGATGTTTTTGTATTACTAAAACCCACATTgatgtgtgattaaaaaaaatataatataaataatcatgTTACTAATGGTCAAAAGTGGTCAAAGGAACATAAAATCAAACCCATTAAGAGCATATGTTACACTTTTCTGTTCATTTGTTCATAGTTACTCACTGAGGTCTTTGCTGTATTTCTCATATTCTTTGCGTCCGATCAGTTTGATAGTGTGCTGACTGATAGTTATAGTCTGGCCACCGATTGCCAGCTTCACCATAGCTCGAGCATTGTCTGGATCCAGACCTTCGATCTGCACCACAGTAAAGACAGAAAGTCAGAggaaaatatacataaaaaaagaggCAGTTGTACTATTTGTATTGTATGAGTTGTGTTTATCTACTGTACCTTGCCATACAGCTCTTTATGAACCCCTGACTGCACCAGCACAAACCCCCCAGGACCCATCACTagttcctcctccttctctcgcTCCTCGCCTGGCTTGGGAGGTCGCCGACGTTTAGTGGGTTCCAGGTCCTTTATCGCTGCACGATCTGCTCCAAGACCCAAACCCTTTGGACGCAGCTGGTGTTCAATTGGCTTCACATCTCTGTAGCAGACAGTAAAGATCTGACTTCAAACAATACCATGAGcattcaaaatgacaaacagagagagacacacacagggaagatGTGAAACAGACTAGAAGCTTGTTACAGCTTGGGTTTTGTGGGTGAGATTAAatagtaaaaatgaaaataataccATTATTTTGTTCAATTGATTGAAAATCAGCCATTACATTCCCACATTTCATCATACAGTCTAACATATGTTGGTATATTTGCTTATACAAACAACTTCAACAATTAACAGATCAACAAAACAGTTGCTAGGCaattattttgtggacaaatttGTCGGTTCAAGGTGTCAATGTGTAACTTACTGTTTAAAGGTGCGTCCAATGCCTTCAGCTTTATTCCACCCCATCCCCTTCAGCATAGCCAGTCCAAACGCCTGCACAGGAATGTTGTCATAATCTGCCTCGGTcgactaaaaaaacacaaaaaaacaaagtatggTACAAGAACAgctcaaaaagaaaaactttttgaaatgtttgaagTGTTTATATGCATAGAATGACATGACATTTCTGCTGCTATGGGcctcaaatcaaaacaatatcAATCAAAGAACTCACAGCAAAAAGCAATGAACAGTTGTGATCCaatagtgacaaatacacacaaatacaaaaaagacACTGCACTGGCTAAGTAGTAGTACTAAATATGTCCTTGAGTTGTTTAATAGGAGGTTTGCTGCGAAAGCAGAAGCAAAGTGAACGGTCCATAAAGaattttggaaacattttggcaaACTAATCAGCAAAATATATGACATTAGTCGTCTCGCCATTAGATATTtttatgcagaaatgttacatattatatctttaaatttGGTGCTTATGTAATATTTGAGTTATGGAACCCAGAAAGACTTTGAAGCCATTAGTGATGTTGGTCTTACTCAGCCATTTGGCTTCACGTTGTCAGACTCAGCACAGACGGATCAGGCAGTGAGCAGTGACCCCTCTGCTTATCTAACTCTGCTGAAGGCTTCCCCTCTGAGAGAAGCTGAGGGCTTAACCTCACAGGCAAGACTGCATTAAGATGAGCTCCAAGCCACAGTGAAGTTTCTTATGTTCTGACAGGCACATCTACAGTGACCGAGAGCAGATAGGGGATGACAGCAACGAGACGTGTCAAGCTTCTGATAAGAGGGAACAGAGAGAGGTCTGATTGGTCATCTTCACATCTAGGGGGGATAATGCTGACGGCTGTCTGCCACCAACGCCATCCTGTACTGACCCacatgcacattcacacacacacagaaggtgtTAATGCACTCAGCTATACCGTCTTTCACAAACTAAAAATGAGATATCTGACTAAAAGTAATTCATATTTTGAAATCACTTATCTACTTCAGTGCAATGCAGTGGGAAGATCTTGATGTTACATCACAGCCattcaagacattttttaaagcatcTTTTCTATGCAATTAACCACTGAATTAAAGACAAACTCTCACCTGCAGATTGCAGGGAATTACTGTTTCTGTGTTGTTCTCCATACTTACAGATTCAGGCCGTAGATCCACCTTGACAAGGTCTCCCTCCTCAAAGCCTTCAGGTACTTTGTTTTGCATCAACAAGGGAATGGAGAGATTCGGGTCACTTTGAGCCTGTGGGCCATTCTGCCACTCATCAAGCTGCCTCCGTGAATCTACAAACATAAGTTAGACAAGAAGAAGGAGCATTTTAATTGGAGCGCCTAATGCCTTCAGCCTTTCGATCTAGCATGAAatacacagccacacacaccaAATCATGTCATCATCATACAGTTagaagaaaatatttaaataaaatcaatggaGCAATGATGTGGTTGCTTTGGTCAGGGTTCCCTACACCTTACACCACAAACAGAGCAAACATATTATGCCTATGGTCAACCCACAGATTTCCAGTGATGCTCATGTCATTCCCTAATTGTGTCTTAGGTGGGGCAGCAACAgacaaatatttgcataatcaatgtatttgttgtttattttctcgattaatcaagcgGAAAAAAATTCcacaaaatatcagaaaatattgaaaaatgttccccaaccatgttttaaaatgtattattttgtctaTAAAAGAATATTATTcaggtttaataaaaaaaatgtttgttataAAAGCAAAACAGCTCAATATATtcgacgattaatttagtaatcgattaatagttgCTGCGCTAGTTTTACGTATTACACCCTGGATTTAGATGTTCGACTTAGATCACTGCCCTGAGAGAGAAGCCATCCTGTCTCTGTGCAATGTCTCATGTGCCACGCAGTTGCCACATCCATTAGATAACTAAAATctgaaaaacacttttataacTAAGCCTTACAGCATCAAAAAGAAGTGGATCTTttaattagggctgaacaattaatctttttttttttttttttttaaatcgcagTAGGTGCAATAattcttaaagccaaaatgtaattttagaaTAAATGACCTATATATAGACACATATCTATTTATTATACACTgcctgtccaaaaaaaaagtcgccacctaaaaaaaagggtcacatcgttggaccgcctttagctttgattacgcactcattcactgtggcattgtttccataagctactgcaatgtcacaagatttatttccgtccagtgttgcattaatttttcatcaagatcttgtattgatgatgggagagtggggccactgagcaaagccttctccagcacatcccaaagattctcaatggggttaaggtctggactctatggtggccaatccatgtgtgaaaatgatgtctcatgctctctgaaccactctttcacaatttgagcctgatgaatcctgccattgtcatcttggaatatgcccatgtcatcagggaagaaaaaaaataatctggtcattcattataatcaggtagtcagctgacctcattctttgggcacataatgttgctgaacctagacctgaccaactgcagcaaccccttacctatttgcttagttaaatccaggagGCACCTTTTTtgtggccaggcagtgtattttTCAGACTGAAGAAGCCATATTTGTCTCtaacagatctgcacaaatatcacaaagtattcattttgaatgtcttattcaaatgaaaacaaatgcatatgtaaaaaaaaaaaaaaaatacaattcctAGTCGAAATAACCGCAATTAGATAGTTCGATCGTCCAGCCCTAATTGTAATGTATGTTGTGTAGCAGGAGTTGCATTGATGTCAATTGACTCTAAAGATTGACATAAGGTGTGCAGGACAAACACCGACATACCCTCGATGAGTTCTTTGACTGCCTGAGACTCCACGGAGTCATTGCCCCTGGTTGTCTCATGTGTTTCGCCTTCTCTCCCCTCGTTCTGACCCGCTCGGTCCGGTTTCTGCCAGCGGTTCTTCTGGATCAGAGGGATGATGAGCTCTTTGGGCTTCTCAGACGGTTTTGTACTGttcacagcagacagacagaaaaataaacatgtaaattaCTGAAGCCGGATATTATACATACGTTGTAATAGTCCGATGTTAATAAGCTAATCTAAACACTAGCTTTGAGCCGGTTAGCAATAGCATACGCACCTTTGCAGTTCTTTTCTATCAATTCCAGTCAAGAAATCTCTGTCGTCCTTCTTCCTATCGACGTCGAGAGTAGAGGGTTTAAATCTGCTGACTGTTTTCGTAAAACCAAACGACACTGCGGgttttttctcctcttgttGCTCAGACGGAGTTGAATCGTCTCCGTGCGacgccattttttttttaaaccgacAGAGGGAGGGGAAAGGCACGGTGTTGAAAGGACTACAATTCCCACCATACAGCTAATTTAAAGCTACGGCAACTCTTTAGCAGAGGTGATGAGGAGAAGCTCTCATAATTATTGTCTCCATTTACCTCCCATTGCACATAATATAAATACTGTTTCTGGTTCTTGTAgtcatgttttttattatttgtgataTCGTGGACCTTTTATGACCTTTGATGTTATCTTTGAAGGACACTGTTGACCTTTGTatctttgatgtttttatcaTAGCTACGATAGGTATTACTGTTAGACAGACATATGCTAGCATAGGTAAGAGCAGTGATTCTCAAACTGGGGTGCCTGTAACCCCAGGGGTATATGAAGTGATGTAGGGGGTACGcaaagagagatagagagacacaattttttttccaagtgtgCAGGAATAGGGGGTACATGGTTGGCGGTCAAATGTCTGAAAGGGTACGGGACTgtgaaaagtttgggaaccactgggtTAGACAGAGGcgcttttacattacatgtcatttagcagacgcttttatccaaagcaacttacaatggaattgaatgcaatcagccaggggtggagtcgaacttgcgaccattgcgaccgtCTTTCGCTTTCGCTTCTTGCCAACACGCAAGGCAGGCAAATGCTTGGGGCCCCAACTTTGAATCACTACGGCATTGACAAAGTGGAGAGTTTGCAATGACAGTGGTAGGCCCTAATAATGTCCAGATAagaaagaagaacaaacaaaaaagcaagaggagaagagaaagcaagacaatttatgtttttattgctcTTCAGAATTCTGCAATTTTTAAATTGCATcttgtaaatgtttatattcttattttgaGAAGATACTTATTTGcacttttcaaatcaaaaaatgtttacattaccTTTTTGTGAGTTTCAGATTATTTATCATATAAGGGTGAACACTGGTTGGAGGGGCCCCTGTAAATTTTTGCCTAGGGCCCCAAGAAACTGTAGAATCGCCTCTGGGTTAGAGCAGTTACAAGttacatgttatttatttattttaaatcattttacattAATTGCACTATATATACTGTGCATCACATACAATTCTATTATTTGACACTTTGAGCAAAGTCATGGACCAGCCTCCTGATTCTGAAAAGCATGAATTATTGGTGTTAAGTTCTGTGACGATTAatatttggattggaatgactGGAAGTTGGTCTAAATACTATAGTACACTATAGACAGAACTCACTTAATAACTTCAGGATCTGTTGCTGTGACCTTGTACTGTCACAGCTGCACAATAATGCAAGTTAGGCACttagacaaaaacacactatCCTCCCACGGGTTGTAACCTCGTAAGCGAAaagtgatgctgctgatgcaggtggacacacacacacacacacacactggggatAATAAGGGGCGGTACTTTTAACTCTTTTCATTCCCTGCCCAGCGTTATAAATCCTAACTTGTTCAGAAGAAACCTCCTCATTAGCCTCTTATTTGTGTTTCCTAGTACGCGGAAAAGTGTATTTAAGGAAGAAGACACAAAAACCCGCCTTTGTGCTTCACAGATGTGTgcggcgtgtgtgtgagtgtctatAATCTCATCCATCGTCTCTGCGACCTGGAAACAAACGGCGCCGCCGCGCCTGCACTTCAATGACACCCACTGGTTACATTGACGCCGCGGacttttgtctgtattttacatgacaaacacattattaatcGTCCACGAGGTTCTTCTGCTAAAAAAGGGGGGAAGGATTTgacggaggagagagagagagcatgacgGTAAGAGATTGTTCAAGTGAAGGAACGACTTATGGTGTGTTGTTGAAGTTAAAACAGcacgttttttgttttattgacctTTCAGCGTCCATTTTCTGCATGACACTGTCCTTCTTATCAGTTCAGCAGCTGCTCAATTTGCACAGTTGGTGTGtgagtgctctctctctctctctcccccctctccctctcagcctctctctcactttctccctctctctctccaacatCACCACACACTGAGCATCTCAGAGCATCACTAGAGTCCAAATATCCCGTCAGCCGCGCGCATCCTCTCGAGACTTTCTTTGGGATACCATCGATTTTCATCACTGACTCCCCACAGCTGAtttgtatcacacacacacacacacacacacacaccacgctgctgctgctgctgcttttacacatatttattttcacatcaATATCACAACTAAAGTCACACCATCAGTCGGGTCAATGTATATAGACGCGTTCAAACGGATCCTCTATGAAAGGCTGAGCTGCTTgaagagaatgtgtgtgtgtcagcgacAAGGCAggtcagtattattattatattattattatccctAAATATGAGACATGTGAgaatcttgtgtgtgtgtgtgtgttagggtgtGAGAgcgagataaagagagagagtgagggagagtttgtgtcagtcagtgtgtgtgagtgagtgagacagtgagGATGTGATGATGGTGGCAGATCTTAAGGATAAGATTGTCAACCTGACAGATGAAGAGTGTTCTTTGACagcaggtgtttgtttgtgtgtatgtctctTTTAGGACCGAaaatactgaccttgtcaagaccaaaaaacctggtcctaacgagACAGAACCCTGGTGTCTGAGAGACTGGTGAAGTTTAGGGATTAGTcttgaattgtggttatagtTGAGGTTGaggataacgctttgtttagtctgtccatatgaatgaatgagggtCAATGCGGTGTCCACAGAAGAAtagctgcttgtgtgtgtttctggatTCAGCACAGTCATACCTTTCTTGTTGCCGGAACCAAATCTATCTAAAAGTAAAAGAGCACATTCATCATTGACtctaaaataataagaatacaaaaaagaaatctgcttgtttatgtttaaatgtcattgaATCATCAGCAAATGAACTTGTAGATTCCTTGATCGCTTTCTCCTGATTCCGTGACATTTTGAGTGAACTATGACGTGCAGAGCTGGCATTATGTAATTTAGTCTGgattaatttagatttttttttcatctggtGTTCCAACATGCCTGTCGATTTTGCCTCTTTTGCAGTCAAATATTTAATGCGAGGATTCCTTTCATATATTATGCAAGTGTAGACGCTGGAGAACATCCAAAAAGTGTTGTGTCATGTTCTTACCTGTGTGCATGCGTTTGTAAAGTTTGTAAGAAAACCAGGCCAAGTGGACAGCAGCataattacattacaaaaacaaaaaacaacagatacAATTAAAGTCGCgtaaaacacagacactgtagACTGAAGACGATTTCACCAGAACCTTAATCTCATTCAATGTAAAGAGGGCTTGAGTTTGAAGATCAGACTGTGATTTGTTGTATTAGTGTGATGCTGAAAATCTAAAATGCTTTAGTTCGTACTTTGGGGACGAGAAATTGCAAAAGCATTCACAGATTGCAgattgtgacttctgtgtttcctgtgttaaAAGACACGACAAATAGAGGAACAGAATCAAACCCAGAAtggttttgtaaataaatgcatagCAACGACTGAGGCGTCTGGCACATGAAGGCGTAAACTGTGGTTGAGACAATTGCAGTTAATGCAGTGTGCAGTTCACAGCCAGGTGTGTAGGACTGTGTGTGCCTCGCGGCTCCTCCGTGTGTGAGTactgttgctgtttgtttttatgggtGTGTCCCATACTTGATACAGGGAGCTTGTGTAGAGGTGATGGATGTGTGACCCTGACTTAACAGTGTTCATTGCTTCAGGTTTGTAGCGCTGTCAAGGTTATGCTGATGTGTTATGAATCATTCATTGactgacagagaagaagaagaagaagagacatgTATGGTGtccacactgtttgttttttctctcccgtCTCATGGGCACACGTGCACTAAAAGTCTTTGCTTTAAGTGCACGTGTTTTGCACTTAAAGCAAAgactttggttgtttttttttaattccgtGTTTGTCCATGTTTTGATCCCAGTTCTTTTGTCCCAAGTTTGAGCGGGGGCTGCGTGTTGACAAACTAGCATGACTCGTGAGGAGCATTTCTTGTCTGTCATGAGGGAGTTGCTGATTGTCTAATTATGTGCCTCCTGTGTCCTTTGCCATCATGCATATTCATGTTGCTGTTTTAAGGTGTGGTGAAAacaaagtgtgcatgtgtgtgtgtgtgtgtgggggctctgtgtttgtgtgtgtgtgtgtgcagtttacCCTTGACAGGGCAGGgctacacagacacactcgcCCATCTGTGTTCCAAACCTTTGCTCCCAGCCACTGCATTTGGATTCTGCAGTTGTAACCCCTTTCTATTCTTAGTTCTCAACTCTTCCAAGTGAAATCCGATATGAAAATTCGACAcgtaaaaaaatgacatttcctcACCGGGCCgattgcttgtgtgtgtgtgtgcttacctTCGTTATGAGAGTAAATGTTTGGGATGAGATCAGCCGCTGTCAAATGGTTAGACTCGGACACTACTGTAGACCCGGGTAGCAAATCAATAACTAATCAATGATAGTGTGTCTGGGGAGACGATTTACACAGTGCCATATTTGAAATGTCAAGATGGCAATGAATCCATGTATCCTTGAGTCCGATCTGAGTTGGACAACTGGGATCAATATCAGGTGGAGAGACAGGCAGCAGGAGCAGGCCAGGGTCACCTTCAGCATCCCAACTGAATCAGCACTATCCttcttagacacacacacacacacacacacacacacacaaaggcctgCTTAGGTTACTAAACTGTGACCTTATAAAAGTGATCACTTCTGCAAGCACACATGCATGAACTCTTGTCCTTACTtatgaaaaaaatcatttttttgatTATGATTTCAGCCAAAGACGACAACAGTCAAGGTTAGTATGTCTACTAACCTATGTctactttctctttcttttcgaGTCATCCACTTTTAATCCCCCCCAATTTCTGCCTGCTTTTCCCTCATTTCGTCCTCTTACTCATCGTCATGACCGCTGAGGCTGCTGATCTGCTCAGTTTAATTAAACTGCTTGTCTCTGATCACACTGAGGGGTGTTGTACATCCTGGCAGATTGAGTAGGACGTCCTGTTGTCACAGTGGTAGTGTGCGGCAGACCCGAGTGTACACAATACAACATGCCCCACTAATGTGCGCCCTGTCCCGTGACATTAAAGAACAGAATTTCGACAAAGGGAACATCACTGAGCTGGTGTTATATCCTGCCACATGTACAGGTGTCACTCTAGTCGCTTAACAATGCTGTAATCTTACTCTAAATCCATCTGCACTGTGTCAAAACAAGAGCGGCTTTAATAAAATCACACAGTGGTATAGGTTTTTATAGGTTTTGGCGTGCAGTGAATGCAGAAAGgctgtttcattgtttttattgtcggCATAAGGAAGGGAAATGTTTCTGTGCAATTCTATGTCACTATTTAACAGCCCCAAAAGcattaaatcttttattttttgatctGCCACTATTGTCTATTTTGCCCTAGATTTGAAAGGGAGCATCGGGGAGCTTTAGCTCACTGCTACACACGGCACATTTGGTGTCAGTGTTCGCAGCGAGAGGTCGGGACACAGATATCAGATAAGACGGTGAGGTCGGAGCCCTGGGAGAAAGACTCTGTCTGCCACTGCACCAGTGCAGCAGTTCAGTTAAATTTAAGGACACTGGTTATTTAAGATGCCTCACTTGGCTCGACTCCAACATCACCACCCATGGGAAGATGCTGGAAGATGAGCAACAATGTGCGTTTCACTGCAGGTTAGAGGGACGAGAGGAGTTCAGTGTTGGGAAGGTGTGGGATGGGCTCAAGTGAAGATTTAGTTTTCCTCACTTTGCAGCTGGAGGTGGAATTAGGGCAGCGCaagatttgttattatttattgtttgattttaaTATCGCTCTTGGTCGTTTGCTGCTTTGCTTAGAGTTTATATAGTCAATTTTGAATATTTGgcttttgctttgctttggttGGAGGAAGACAAATGATCGTTCAGAGTTTTAGACCAAATAATTAATCCATTCATTGAATAATGAGCACACTAATAATGCAAATAATCACTAGTTATAGCCcaatatacagtgcttaacagatgaaacacacatacatatctatacaaatctttcaaaaacatgtttatttttatttatttggcaaataataaACCAAATTCCCCTTTTTAGATCcaaatttgagccggctcactgggcttcttctctgagaagtcagaaattggggtaaaccctggacaggtatccagtccatcacagggtcaacatTTAGATACGAACAACCgttcaatttagaatgtccagtTGACCTaatctgcatgcttttggactgtgggaggaagcctaagaacccagagagaacccacatgcacacaggggaacatgcaaactccccaCAGAAAGGGATCCGAACTGGCGACCTTCTTgatgtgaggcaacaatgctagccacagTGACCCATCGTGTCAGTAATTTTTTAATGGTGATAAACCATTTGATCAATGAATCAGTTAATCAGAAAAACTACgatttcattgattattaaGTGCCGACCTCAGTTTACTGTGATTTGAACTATATACTTGTTGTTCGTCCTCATTCAACAAAAGGATGTGCAGCAAATGTTTATTCTTAAAATACCAAATAAGATTGCAACATTATTGCATGAGTGTATTCT
This window harbors:
- the gpkow gene encoding G-patch domain and KOW motifs-containing protein, which codes for MASHGDDSTPSEQQEEKKPAVSFGFTKTVSRFKPSTLDVDRKKDDRDFLTGIDRKELQSTKPSEKPKELIIPLIQKNRWQKPDRAGQNEGREGETHETTRGNDSVESQAVKELIEDSRRQLDEWQNGPQAQSDPNLSIPLLMQNKVPEGFEEGDLVKVDLRPESSTEADYDNIPVQAFGLAMLKGMGWNKAEGIGRTFKQDVKPIEHQLRPKGLGLGADRAAIKDLEPTKRRRPPKPGEEREKEEELVMGPGGFVLVQSGVHKELYGKIEGLDPDNARAMVKLAIGGQTITISQHTIKLIGRKEYEKYSKDLSRLSKAHKDKEKQKEQDKERERQKEKEKERKSNGDKVNYKSSERDGGKEERKRKRGESSEDREKPPVKEVRRPPAPPSWLQRDLKVRFIDKMFKGGRYYNSKMCVEDVLTPNTCVCRTEEGRLLDDVKQDMVETIVPKSEHDSIMVVLGEHRGQIGRILQREKNKCRAIVQLDQHEKVLSLDYDSICHYVGATD